The following are from one region of the Salvia splendens isolate huo1 chromosome 2, SspV2, whole genome shotgun sequence genome:
- the LOC121766078 gene encoding uncharacterized protein LOC121766078 encodes MRDEEGQTVPSSSSSSSINGAANMSVKKDGCGFEGVFGRGKYKLWALGAITLLAVWSMFTGTVTLKWSDVNLKHASNDLDPSLHSDLDVLDVDAREKMVKQMWNVYKHSSVAKLPGFWRDAFGAAYQDLTSEIANVRNSAFWEIAKMSFRAADIYDSPPAESAARESKEDVRLRIKLGKTRKQK; translated from the exons ATGAGAGATGAAGAAGGGCAAACAGTTcctagcagcagcagcagcagcagcataaATGGAGCAGCAAATATGAGTGTGAAGAAAGATGGGTGTGGATTTGAGGGGGTGTTTGGGAGAGGGAAGTACAAGCTGTGGGCTTTGGGTGCCATAACTCTGCTGGCAGTCTGGTCGATGTTCACTGGCACTGTCACTCTAAAATGGTCTGATGTTAACCTCAAACACGCCTCTAATGACTTGGACCCCTCTCTCCATTCTGATCTTGATGTTCTG GATGTGGATGCGAGGGAAAAGATGGTGAAGCAAATGTGGAATGTGTACAAGCACAGCAGTGTTGCTAAATTGCCAGGCTTTTGGAGGGATGCGTTTGGGGCAGCATACCAAGACTTGACCAGTGAGATTGCCAATGTCAGGAACTCTGCCTTTTGGGAGATTGCAAAAATGTCGTTCCGCGCAGCCGACATCTACGACTCGCCCCCGGCTGAATCAGCGGCTAG AGAATCGAAGGAGGATGTGCGACTAAGAATCAAGTTGGGGAAGACAAGAAAGCAGAAATGA
- the LOC121792727 gene encoding glucose-6-phosphate isomerase, cytosolic-like, with protein sequence MASSGLVCETDAWKDLKAHVEDIKKTHLRELMSDAKRCQSMMVEFDGLLLDYSRQCATVDTFNKLNKLAEAAHLKEKINLMFSGERINSTENRSVLHVALRAPRGSVINSDGKNVVPDVWQVLDKIKDFSDRVRSGAWVGATGKPLTNVIAIGIGGSFLGPLFVHTALQTDPEAAQLASSRKLHFLANVDPIDVARNITGLNPETTLAVVVSKTFTTAETMLNARTIREWISAALGPEAVAKHMVAVSTNLTLVEKFGIDPNNAFAFWDWVGGRYSVCSAVGVLPLSLQYGFPVVEKFLQGASSIDQHFRSAPFEKNLPVLLGLLSVWNVSFLGYPARAILPYSQALEKLAPHIQQVSMESNGKGVSIDGVPLPYEAGEIDFGEPGTNGQHSFYQLIHQGRVIPCDFIGVVKSQQPVYLKGELVSNHDELMSNFFAQPDALAYGKTPEQLLKENVPSNLITHKTFSGNRPSLSLLLPSLNAYNIGQLLAIYEHRVAVEGFVWGINSFDQWGVELGKSLATQVRKQLHASRKNAGPIEGFNFSTATLLTRYLEASKDVLKEDCTVLPKL encoded by the exons ATGGCGTCATCCGGTCTTGTCTGCGAAACTGATGCATGGAAGGATTTAAAG GCCCATGTCGAAGACATTAAAAAGACTCATCTGCGTGAATTGATGAGCGACGCGAAGAGATGCCAGTCCATGATGGT TGAGTTTGATGGGTTGTTGTTGGATTACTCAAGGCAATGTGCCACTGTCGATACGTTCAATAAGCTCAACAAATTAGCCGAG GCAGCTCATCTGAAAGAAAAGATTAACCTGATGTTCAGTGGAGAGCGT ATAAACAGCACAGAAAATAGATCGGTCCTTCACGTAGCTCTTCGTGCTCCAAGGGGTTCAGTTATAAACAGTGACGGGAAGAATGTGGTACCTGATGTTTGGCAAGTTCTTGATAAGATTAAGGATTTCTCTGACAGGGTCCGCAGTGGTGCCTGG GTTGGAGCCACTGGGAAGCCATTAACAAATGTTATTGCAATTGGGATTGGAGGAAGCTTTCTAGGCCCTCTTTTTGTTCATACAGCACTTCAAACAG ACCCAGAAGCTGCTCAATTGGCTAGTAGTCGAAAACTGCATTT CCTTGCAAATGTCGATCCTATTGATGTTGCAAGAAACATTACAGGGCTGAATCCTGAAACTACATTAg CTGTCGTGGTATCAAAAACTTTCACCACAGCAGAGACTATGCTCAATGCTCGGACTATAAGGGAGTGGATCTCAGCTGCCTTGGG ACCTGAAGCGGTTGCAAAACACATGGTTGCTGTCAGCACTAACCTAACT CTTGTAGAAAAGTTTGGCATCGATCCAAATAATGCTTTTGCTTTCTGGGACTGGGTGGGAGGACGCTACAGCG TTTGCAGCGCAGTTGGAGTATTGCCTCTTTCTCTGCAATATGGTTTTCCAGTCGTTGAAAA GTTTCTCCAAGGAGCTTCAAGTATTGATCAACATTTCCGTTCAGCACCTTTTGAGAAAAACTTACCT GTGCTACTGGGCTTGCTGAGTGTTTGGAATGTGTCATTTCTTGGCTATCCTGCTAGA GCCATCTTACCTTACTCTCAAGCACTGGAAAAACTTGCACCACATATTCAGCAG GTTAGCATGGAGAGTAATGGGAAAGGTGTGTCAATTGATGGTGTTCCCCTTCCCTATGAGGCAGGTGAGATTGATTTTGGTGAACCAGGGACAAATGGACAACACAGCTTTTACCAACTAATTCACCAG GGCCGTGTTATTCCGTGTGATTTTATTGGGGTGGTGAAGAGTCAGCAACCTGTTTACCTGAAAG GTGAATTGGTCAGCAACCACGACGAGCTCATGTCAAACTTCTTTGCCCAGCCAGATGCGCTTGCTTATGGAAAG ACTCCTGAACAGCTGTTGAAAGAGAATGTTCCTAGTAATCTTATTACACACAAG ACTTTCTCTGGCAATCGGCCCTCTCTCAGTCTTCTGCTTCCTTCATTAAATGCTTACAATATTGGACAG TTGTTGGCAATTTATGAGCATAGAGTTGCTGTAGAAGGATTTGTGTGGGGTATCAATTCTTTTGACCAATGGGGCGTAGAATTGGGAAAG TCTCTGGCTACTCAAGTCAGAAAGCAGCTTCATGCATCTCGTAAGAACGCCGGACCTATTGAGGGCTTCAATTTCAGTACTGCAACACTCCTGACGCGATACCTAGAG GCGAGCAAGGACGTTCTAAAGGAGGACTGCACGGTTTTGCCAAAGTTGTAA